Proteins from a genomic interval of Polyodon spathula isolate WHYD16114869_AA chromosome 1, ASM1765450v1, whole genome shotgun sequence:
- the LOC121296357 gene encoding F-box/LRR-repeat protein 2-like has protein sequence MSSMANECSNLKVLNIGRVPKITDVCATQMMLCFKNLTSLNVTGLNAIRDRVVHHIVRQCPKLESLTLSSCPCVTDVSLVEVSTYLPTIRYFDVSGCKKVTDTGVQAIAMSCHHLQYLDLSSTQIGKRGICLLANYCKETLECVKLSFCKDITEDAVKKMCQNCKRLKLLHLYGCMTIHNVKAIQDVNRKVEVHFDLSVSTSYRIK, from the exons ATGAGCTCTATGGCTAATGAATGTTCCAACCTGAAGGTCTTGAACATTGGCAGAGTTCCAAAGATTACAGATGTCTGTGCGACTCAGATGATGTTGTGCTTCAAAAACTTAACATCACTTAATGTAACAGGTCTCAATGCG ATTCGTGATCGGGTTGTACATCACATTGTAAGACAGTGCCCTAAATTGGAGAGTTTAACCCTTAGTTCCTGTCCTTGTGTAACAGATGTCAGCTTGGTTGAAGTTAGCACTTACTTACCCACAATAAG GTACTTTGATGTTAGTGGCTGTAAGAAAGTGACAGACACAGGGGTACAGGCCATAGCGATGAGCTGCCATCATCTTCAGTATCTTGATCTAAGCTCCACTCAGATAGGCAAACGAGG AATTTGTCTCCTGGCTAATTACTGCAAAGAAAccctggaatgtgtgaaacttAGTTTCTGCAAGGACATCACTGAAGatgctgttaaaaaaatgtgCCAGAACTGCAAgcg GCTGAAGCTGCTTCACCTGTATGGCTGCATGACTATCCACAACGTGAAGGCTATTCAGGATGTAAATAGGAAGGTTGAAGTGCATTTTGACCTTTCAGTCAGCACTTCCTACAGAATAAAATAG